The Solibacillus sp. FSL W7-1464 genome contains a region encoding:
- a CDS encoding SprT family protein → MTDEQAQKLVEQLSNDFFNRPFIHKAYFNSRLKTTGGRYMLSSHNIELNKKLYDHFGIEELKGIILHELCHYHLHILGMGYRHGDADFRNLLKKVGAPRFCSTLEQPKQKPKQKTIHIYSCTNCGQIYKRKRKMDVKKYCCSMCKGKIKFLHSEK, encoded by the coding sequence ATGACGGACGAACAGGCACAAAAATTAGTGGAACAGTTATCAAATGACTTTTTTAATCGACCGTTTATTCATAAAGCTTATTTTAATAGTCGCTTGAAAACGACGGGCGGTCGGTATATGTTAAGCAGCCATAATATCGAACTCAATAAAAAACTATATGACCATTTCGGAATTGAGGAGTTAAAGGGGATTATTTTACATGAACTTTGCCATTATCATCTTCATATTTTAGGGATGGGTTATAGGCATGGTGATGCAGACTTTCGGAATCTATTGAAAAAAGTAGGCGCCCCACGCTTTTGTTCTACACTGGAACAGCCTAAACAAAAGCCGAAGCAAAAGACAATACATATATATAGCTGTACGAACTGCGGACAAATATATAAAAGAAAAAGAAAAATGGATGTAAAAAAATATTGCTGCAGTATGTGCAAAGGGAAAATTAAGTTTCTTCACAGTGAAAAATAA
- a CDS encoding redox-sensing transcriptional repressor Rex, with protein MKQEVKIPQATTKRLPLYYRFLKNFATEGKKRISSQELSDAMKIDSATIRRDFSYFGALGKKGYGYDVQYLLEFFRQTLDQDEAMNVALIGVGNLGNGLLKYNFQKNHNTRIVVAFDTKAPMEGTTISDIPVFHPDRLEEMYEEFGAELAILTVSSRSAQMMTDRLVKINAKGILNFTPVRLSVPDTIKVMNIDLSVELQALTYLVRNSG; from the coding sequence GTGAAACAAGAAGTAAAAATTCCACAAGCAACAACAAAAAGACTTCCTCTTTATTATCGATTTTTAAAAAACTTCGCAACAGAAGGTAAAAAACGTATTTCTTCACAGGAATTAAGTGATGCGATGAAAATAGATTCTGCGACGATTCGACGTGACTTTTCTTATTTTGGAGCACTCGGTAAAAAGGGATATGGATATGATGTCCAGTATTTACTGGAATTTTTCCGCCAGACTTTAGATCAGGATGAGGCAATGAATGTTGCATTAATAGGAGTCGGGAATCTGGGAAATGGCTTACTAAAATATAACTTCCAAAAAAATCATAACACACGTATCGTTGTTGCATTTGATACGAAGGCACCGATGGAAGGAACAACGATTAGTGATATTCCAGTATTCCATCCAGATCGTTTGGAAGAAATGTATGAAGAATTTGGCGCAGAATTAGCAATATTGACGGTATCATCTCGTTCAGCACAAATGATGACAGACCGACTTGTTAAAATAAATGCAAAAGGTATATTAAATTTTACACCCGTACGTTTATCTGTTCCCGATACGATTAAAGTGATGAACATTGATCTTTCGGTAGAATTACAGGCACTTACGTATTTAGTACGAAACTCAGGATAG
- the tsaD gene encoding tRNA (adenosine(37)-N6)-threonylcarbamoyltransferase complex transferase subunit TsaD, with product MDNYILAIETSCDETAAAIIKNGTEIISNVVSSQIDSHKRFGGVVPEIASRHHVEQMTIVLEEALKQANMEPKDLTAVAVTEGPGLVGALLIGINAAKAFAFVHGLPLIGTHHIAGHIYANNLVQPMEFPLLALVVSGGHTELVLMREHGSFEVIGETRDDAAGEAYDKVARVLNMPYPGGPHIDRLAHEATEAVPFPRVWLEEDSYDFSFSGLKSAVINYKHNMDQRGEEIIAEHVAKGFQDSVVEVLTGKTVRAAREFKVKQVIAAGGVSANKGLRTALEHAFKEEGIPFYVPPLKLCTDNAAMIGAAAYEMYEAGVRGNLAMNGRPGMELLSWK from the coding sequence ATGGATAACTATATATTAGCAATTGAAACTAGTTGTGATGAAACGGCAGCAGCCATTATTAAAAATGGCACAGAGATTATTTCGAATGTTGTATCATCGCAAATTGACAGTCATAAGCGTTTCGGCGGGGTTGTCCCGGAAATCGCATCACGACACCACGTTGAACAAATGACAATTGTTTTAGAAGAAGCATTAAAACAGGCAAATATGGAACCGAAAGATTTAACAGCTGTTGCCGTAACTGAAGGACCGGGATTAGTAGGTGCTTTGTTAATCGGTATTAATGCGGCTAAGGCGTTCGCATTTGTACACGGGTTGCCGTTAATCGGGACACATCATATTGCCGGACATATTTATGCAAATAATCTTGTACAGCCAATGGAATTTCCGCTGTTGGCACTCGTCGTTTCAGGTGGACATACAGAGCTTGTCCTAATGCGTGAACATGGTTCGTTTGAAGTTATCGGTGAAACACGTGATGATGCTGCAGGTGAAGCATATGACAAAGTAGCACGCGTATTGAATATGCCATATCCGGGTGGTCCTCATATTGATCGTCTTGCACATGAAGCGACAGAAGCCGTTCCTTTCCCGCGTGTATGGTTGGAGGAAGATTCATACGATTTCAGCTTCAGCGGTTTGAAATCTGCAGTGATCAACTATAAACATAATATGGACCAGCGCGGTGAAGAAATCATTGCCGAGCATGTTGCAAAAGGTTTCCAAGACAGTGTAGTGGAAGTATTGACAGGTAAAACAGTACGAGCAGCACGTGAATTTAAAGTAAAACAAGTAATTGCAGCCGGCGGTGTATCAGCCAATAAGGGATTACGTACTGCATTGGAACATGCGTTTAAAGAAGAAGGTATTCCATTTTATGTACCGCCTTTAAAATTATGTACAGATAATGCTGCAATGATCGGTGCAGCTGCATATGAAATGTATGAAGCAGGCGTTCGTGGGAATTTAGCTATGAATGGGCGACCTGGGATGGAGCTATTGAGCTGGAAATAG
- the rsbW gene encoding anti-sigma B factor RsbW: MRAFDYIEIRVPAKSQYVSVIRLTISGLAMRVGFTYDEIEDLKIATSEAVTNVVHHAYKSNEEGEVVIGCALFEDKIEIMVADYGVSFNFEEIKSKVGPYHEDENVALLREGGLGIYLMETLMDEVKLNNEGGVTVFMTKYVSREQVKGNVERITT; the protein is encoded by the coding sequence ATGAGAGCGTTTGACTATATTGAAATTCGAGTGCCCGCCAAATCGCAATATGTAAGTGTAATACGGCTAACAATTTCAGGATTAGCGATGCGAGTTGGGTTTACTTATGATGAAATAGAAGACTTGAAAATTGCTACAAGTGAAGCGGTGACGAATGTTGTGCACCATGCTTATAAATCAAATGAGGAAGGCGAAGTTGTAATCGGCTGTGCGTTATTCGAGGACAAAATTGAAATAATGGTGGCAGACTACGGTGTAAGCTTTAACTTTGAAGAGATCAAATCAAAAGTTGGTCCATATCATGAAGATGAAAACGTAGCATTATTACGTGAAGGTGGATTAGGGATTTATTTAATGGAAACTTTAATGGATGAAGTGAAATTGAATAACGAAGGTGGCGTCACTGTTTTCATGACAAAGTATGTCTCGAGAGAGCAGGTGAAAGGGAATGTCGAAAGAATCACTACCTAA
- the rimI gene encoding ribosomal protein S18-alanine N-acetyltransferase: MVQYRRMTIDDVQAVHKIELATFPTPWTLDSFYYEMTENQYAHYLVAEDEKGEIIGFCGIWLVIDAAQITNVAVLQSVRGQGIGETLMREAMRVAKEANMDVMSLEVRVTNTVAQNLYRKLGFQDGGLRKGYYTDNQEDALVMWVNL; the protein is encoded by the coding sequence ATGGTACAGTATCGCAGAATGACAATAGATGATGTTCAGGCTGTTCATAAAATTGAGCTTGCAACATTTCCTACACCATGGACATTGGATTCATTTTATTACGAAATGACCGAAAACCAATATGCCCATTATTTAGTGGCAGAAGATGAAAAGGGTGAAATTATCGGCTTCTGCGGAATTTGGCTTGTTATTGATGCAGCACAGATTACCAATGTAGCGGTTTTACAATCTGTACGTGGTCAAGGCATTGGTGAGACACTTATGCGTGAAGCGATGCGAGTTGCAAAAGAAGCAAATATGGACGTCATGAGCTTAGAAGTACGTGTAACAAATACCGTTGCACAAAATTTATATCGCAAACTTGGTTTCCAAGATGGAGGCCTTCGTAAAGGCTACTATACGGACAACCAGGAAGATGCGTTAGTAATGTGGGTGAATTTATAA
- a CDS encoding ABC-F family ATP-binding cassette domain-containing protein, with the protein MIVLQVNQLYKSFITDEILSGVKLEVQHRDRVALVGRNGAGKSTLLKIIAGQMSYDSGEIIIPKDVQVGYLEQHAGIDSELSIWDEMMTIFANLQNQEQTLRQLEQQMADPAIYEDSEQYTRIMAEYDQLQHDFKDAGGYQYEADTRSVLHGMQFFPEDYQKPIRSLSGGQRTRLALAKLLLSKPDLLILDEPTNHLDIETLSWLEGYLKGYEGAILIVSHDRYFLDQVVSIVYEVSRTKVSKYVGNYSAYLDEKAKNYERDLKMYERQMDEKAKLETFIQKNLARASTTKMAQSRRKVLEKTNWMDSPDGDEKSANFGFTIDRQSGNDVLSVDNLTVGFTDKAVSKNIGMRIFREDRIALVGPNGVGKSTLLKTIVQDIEALAGDIRYGTNVQIGYYDQEQAKLHSNKPVLNELWDEWPLLNEKDIRNILGRFLFSGDDVSKTVNSLSGGEKARLALAKLMMQKSNFLVLDEPTNHLDLDSKEILENALIDYPGTLLFVSHDRYFINRIATKVVELSGTGSFEYLGDYDYYVEKKEELEELAAMKAAAIEKNATESTVQTKSTSMIDKDAKKRERQIRRAIEDIEKQMAALDEKIAIFEEQLCNPDIYSDHEKTLTIQSELNDVKEQHEVFEMEWLELNEELEQL; encoded by the coding sequence ATGATTGTCTTACAAGTAAATCAATTATATAAATCCTTTATTACAGATGAAATATTAAGCGGTGTAAAACTAGAAGTACAGCACCGTGATCGCGTAGCATTAGTAGGACGAAACGGTGCCGGCAAGTCCACGTTATTAAAAATAATCGCCGGACAAATGAGCTATGACTCTGGTGAAATCATTATTCCAAAAGACGTTCAGGTCGGCTATTTAGAGCAACATGCAGGCATCGATTCCGAACTTTCAATTTGGGACGAAATGATGACAATTTTCGCAAACCTGCAAAATCAGGAGCAAACGCTGCGTCAACTTGAACAGCAAATGGCCGATCCTGCAATTTATGAAGACAGCGAACAATATACACGCATCATGGCAGAATATGACCAGTTGCAGCATGATTTCAAAGATGCAGGCGGATACCAGTATGAAGCCGATACCCGCTCTGTTCTGCATGGGATGCAATTTTTCCCTGAAGATTATCAAAAGCCGATTCGCTCTCTATCCGGCGGACAACGGACACGCTTAGCACTCGCCAAGCTTCTTTTGTCCAAGCCCGATCTCCTTATTTTAGATGAGCCGACAAACCATCTTGATATTGAAACACTGTCTTGGCTGGAAGGCTATCTAAAAGGTTATGAAGGAGCGATTTTAATTGTTTCCCATGACCGCTATTTCCTGGATCAGGTCGTGTCGATTGTTTATGAAGTGTCCCGTACAAAAGTGTCGAAATATGTAGGGAACTACAGCGCCTATTTAGATGAAAAGGCGAAAAACTACGAACGTGATTTAAAAATGTATGAGCGCCAAATGGATGAAAAGGCCAAGCTCGAAACATTTATCCAAAAAAACCTGGCCCGGGCTTCAACTACAAAGATGGCACAATCACGACGCAAAGTACTGGAGAAGACGAATTGGATGGACTCTCCTGATGGCGACGAAAAAAGTGCCAATTTCGGCTTTACAATCGATCGTCAAAGCGGAAATGACGTTTTGTCGGTGGATAATTTAACAGTCGGTTTTACGGACAAGGCCGTTTCCAAAAATATTGGGATGCGAATTTTTAGAGAAGACCGTATTGCACTTGTCGGTCCAAACGGTGTCGGGAAATCTACCTTACTGAAAACAATCGTTCAAGATATCGAGGCACTTGCCGGTGACATCCGGTACGGTACGAATGTTCAGATTGGCTATTATGACCAGGAGCAGGCGAAGCTTCATTCGAATAAACCTGTTCTCAATGAACTTTGGGATGAATGGCCATTACTGAACGAAAAGGATATCCGCAACATTTTAGGTCGCTTCCTTTTTAGCGGTGATGATGTTTCAAAAACAGTGAACTCGTTATCCGGTGGGGAAAAGGCACGCCTTGCACTTGCAAAGTTAATGATGCAAAAATCAAATTTCCTAGTACTTGATGAGCCTACAAACCATTTAGACTTGGATAGTAAAGAAATATTGGAAAATGCTTTAATCGATTATCCCGGAACATTGCTATTTGTTTCGCATGACCGTTATTTCATCAATCGTATTGCCACGAAAGTCGTTGAACTGTCAGGCACAGGTTCGTTCGAGTATTTAGGTGACTATGATTATTATGTGGAAAAGAAAGAAGAGCTTGAAGAACTAGCTGCAATGAAAGCCGCAGCAATTGAAAAAAATGCGACTGAATCGACTGTTCAAACAAAGTCTACTTCCATGATTGATAAGGATGCGAAAAAGAGGGAACGTCAAATTCGTCGTGCAATTGAAGATATTGAAAAGCAGATGGCCGCTTTAGATGAAAAAATCGCCATCTTTGAAGAACAACTATGTAATCCTGACATTTATTCAGATCATGAAAAAACACTAACAATTCAATCTGAACTGAATGATGTAAAAGAACAGCATGAAGTATTTGAAATGGAATGGCTTGAACTAAACGAGGAGCTTGAACAGCTATAA
- the tsaB gene encoding tRNA (adenosine(37)-N6)-threonylcarbamoyltransferase complex dimerization subunit type 1 TsaB, whose protein sequence is MIWLGIETANAPLSVAVVQDNKVIAEVVQNVKLTHSVGAMPAIEEVINKAGLTPAHIDAIAVSEGPGSYTGVRIGVTLAKTLAWSLQKPLVGVSSLKALAANARVANYAICSLIDARRQNVYAGLYEADSLEPIVEDHHDHIDGLLQKLQQLERPILFVGTDVDLYMEKIQQVLGDSAIRAPFTMNLPRASELIALARQMPLPTIEAVHGFVPQYRRIAEAEANWLKEQKKEQL, encoded by the coding sequence ATGATTTGGTTAGGAATAGAGACAGCAAATGCACCACTTTCTGTCGCGGTAGTACAAGATAATAAAGTAATTGCAGAAGTCGTGCAAAATGTAAAATTGACACATTCAGTTGGGGCAATGCCGGCAATAGAAGAAGTTATAAACAAGGCAGGCTTAACACCCGCACATATCGATGCGATTGCCGTTTCAGAAGGTCCCGGTTCTTATACGGGTGTCCGAATTGGTGTCACTCTTGCCAAAACTTTGGCCTGGTCATTACAAAAGCCATTGGTGGGTGTATCAAGTTTGAAAGCACTAGCTGCAAATGCCCGTGTTGCAAACTATGCAATCTGTTCATTAATCGATGCCCGTCGTCAAAATGTATATGCCGGTTTATATGAAGCAGATTCTTTGGAGCCGATTGTTGAAGATCATCATGATCATATCGACGGGTTATTACAGAAGCTTCAGCAATTAGAACGACCAATATTATTTGTCGGAACAGATGTCGATTTGTACATGGAAAAAATTCAGCAAGTATTAGGTGATTCCGCTATCCGTGCACCATTTACGATGAATTTACCGCGTGCATCCGAGCTAATTGCTTTAGCAAGACAAATGCCATTACCAACAATTGAAGCTGTCCATGGTTTTGTTCCCCAATATCGCCGTATTGCAGAAGCAGAAGCGAATTGGTTAAAGGAACAGAAAAAGGAGCAACTTTAA
- the sigB gene encoding RNA polymerase sigma factor SigB — MSKESLPKNTSKEEVLNWIAEYQASGCEDSQTNLVLHYQQLVESIARKYSHGKSYYDDIVQVGMLGLLGAIRRFDPSFGRSFEAFAVPTIVGEIKRFLRDKTWDVHVPRRIKELGPRIKAAVEALTTSLQRSPSITEIATYLEVQDEDVLEAMEMGRSYQALSMDHSIESDSDGSTVTLFDVVGREDTGYEVTNRRMIVADAMNVLNERERQIIQLTYLEQLSQKEAGERLGISQMHVSRIQRKAIKKLQDAITASGGVSL, encoded by the coding sequence ATGTCGAAAGAATCACTACCTAAAAATACATCAAAAGAAGAAGTGCTAAATTGGATTGCAGAATATCAGGCGAGCGGCTGTGAAGATTCACAAACAAATCTTGTGCTTCATTATCAACAATTAGTCGAGTCGATTGCACGCAAATATTCACATGGTAAATCTTATTATGATGATATTGTACAAGTAGGGATGCTTGGCTTATTAGGTGCGATCCGACGATTTGACCCTTCTTTTGGCAGAAGCTTTGAGGCGTTTGCTGTTCCGACAATCGTCGGAGAAATAAAACGCTTTTTACGTGATAAAACCTGGGACGTGCATGTTCCGAGACGTATTAAAGAACTAGGACCTAGAATCAAGGCAGCTGTTGAAGCATTAACGACATCGCTGCAACGTTCTCCATCCATTACCGAGATTGCGACGTACCTCGAAGTACAGGATGAGGACGTACTGGAAGCGATGGAGATGGGGAGAAGCTATCAGGCATTATCGATGGATCATTCGATCGAATCGGATTCCGATGGCAGTACGGTAACGCTATTTGATGTAGTCGGTCGGGAAGATACAGGCTATGAAGTGACTAACCGCCGCATGATTGTAGCAGATGCGATGAATGTATTAAATGAACGTGAGCGACAAATTATCCAATTAACCTATTTGGAACAACTTAGTCAAAAGGAAGCCGGGGAGAGACTCGGTATATCCCAAATGCACGTTTCGAGAATTCAACGTAAGGCAATTAAAAAACTACAGGATGCCATCACAGCAAGTGGCGGCGTCTCATTATAA
- a CDS encoding Tex family protein, with amino-acid sequence MDQQKMLQIIAKDAKVEPKQAQAVIGLLEEGNTVPFIARYRKEMTGSLDEVQIKAVEDRYHYIQQLETRKEEVLRLIDEQGKLTEELQTAIQASTVLQRIEDLYRPFKQKRRTKATIAKERGLEPLAEELLKFKKRTLEEMAAPYINEEQGITGIEDALAGARDILAERFADDAAIREKLRTLSWREGKLVTTVKNADKDEKQVFEMYYAYEEPVHRIAPHRILAVNRGEKEEVIRAAIEVPIDKATTQMENHFIPRNFVGPSVNEVKLAIADSYKRLIKPSIENELRAELSSKAETQAIHIFSENLRNLLLQPPMRGKMVLGVDPAYRTGCKLAVVDETGKMIEIGVIYPHTTSDPSKAKATVKAILKRYPIDIIAIGNGTASRETEQFIAELLKEMEGNIAYVIVNEAGASVYSASEVARAEFPDLQVEQRSAVSIARRIQDPLSELVKIDPKAVGVGQYQHDVSQKQLAESLTFIVETAVNQVGVDVNTASASLLQYVSGLSKTVAENIVSMRSENGQFTSRAQLKKIPRLGAKTYEQAVGFLRIADAKNPLDATGIHPESYKLAEAVLEAAGLTKKDVGTAKAEESIGKLNLTSLGDTLNVGEVTLKDIVDTLMKPTRDPRDAFPQPLLKTDVLQMDDLQVGMELQGTVRNVVDFGAFVDIGVKQDGLVHISKLQKGRVKHPLDVVSLGDIVTVWVEKVEANKGRISLTMLTPENQHSV; translated from the coding sequence ATGGATCAACAAAAAATGTTACAAATAATCGCGAAAGATGCGAAAGTGGAGCCAAAGCAAGCACAAGCAGTTATTGGGCTGCTGGAAGAAGGTAATACAGTACCTTTTATTGCCCGCTACCGAAAAGAAATGACAGGTTCACTTGATGAAGTTCAAATTAAGGCAGTAGAAGACCGCTACCATTACATACAGCAGCTCGAAACACGGAAAGAGGAAGTACTGCGTTTAATTGATGAGCAAGGAAAATTAACGGAAGAACTACAAACAGCGATCCAGGCATCAACTGTTTTACAGCGCATAGAAGATTTGTACCGACCATTTAAACAAAAGCGCCGTACAAAAGCAACGATTGCAAAAGAACGGGGCTTGGAACCGTTAGCTGAAGAACTGTTAAAGTTTAAAAAGCGTACGTTGGAAGAAATGGCGGCACCTTATATAAACGAAGAACAAGGTATTACTGGAATTGAAGACGCATTGGCAGGAGCAAGGGATATTTTAGCAGAACGATTTGCCGACGATGCGGCGATTCGTGAAAAGCTACGTACCCTATCTTGGCGAGAAGGCAAACTTGTCACAACTGTAAAAAATGCAGATAAAGATGAAAAACAAGTATTTGAAATGTACTACGCATATGAAGAGCCTGTTCACCGAATTGCACCTCACCGCATACTGGCGGTGAATCGCGGTGAAAAAGAAGAAGTGATACGTGCAGCAATTGAAGTTCCAATCGACAAAGCGACAACACAAATGGAAAATCATTTTATTCCCAGAAATTTTGTAGGCCCTTCTGTAAATGAAGTGAAATTAGCAATTGCAGACAGCTATAAACGATTAATCAAACCATCTATTGAAAATGAGCTGCGCGCAGAACTATCATCAAAAGCAGAGACACAAGCAATTCATATTTTCTCGGAAAACCTTCGTAATTTATTATTACAGCCACCAATGCGCGGTAAAATGGTACTCGGTGTAGATCCTGCCTACAGAACAGGCTGTAAGTTAGCGGTGGTGGACGAGACAGGCAAGATGATAGAAATTGGCGTTATCTATCCCCACACTACATCGGATCCTTCAAAAGCGAAAGCAACAGTGAAGGCAATATTAAAAAGATATCCGATTGATATTATTGCGATTGGTAATGGTACTGCCTCGCGCGAAACAGAGCAGTTTATTGCCGAACTGCTGAAAGAAATGGAAGGAAACATTGCATATGTTATTGTCAATGAGGCAGGAGCTTCCGTATATTCGGCATCTGAAGTGGCACGAGCGGAGTTTCCGGATTTACAGGTGGAGCAAAGAAGTGCTGTATCGATTGCCCGTCGTATACAAGACCCATTATCAGAGCTTGTAAAAATTGATCCGAAAGCAGTTGGTGTAGGGCAATATCAGCATGATGTGTCGCAAAAACAGTTAGCAGAATCACTGACGTTTATTGTAGAAACAGCGGTAAACCAAGTTGGAGTTGATGTAAATACAGCTTCAGCCTCCCTTTTACAATATGTATCAGGCCTCTCAAAAACGGTGGCGGAAAACATTGTGTCGATGCGTAGTGAGAACGGGCAGTTCACATCACGTGCACAACTGAAAAAAATTCCGCGATTAGGTGCTAAAACATATGAGCAGGCGGTCGGTTTCTTACGTATTGCAGACGCTAAAAACCCCTTAGATGCTACAGGTATCCACCCTGAAAGCTATAAATTAGCCGAAGCCGTATTGGAAGCAGCGGGATTGACGAAAAAGGATGTCGGCACAGCGAAAGCTGAAGAATCGATCGGCAAGTTAAATTTAACATCATTAGGTGATACGTTAAATGTAGGGGAAGTTACATTGAAAGATATTGTTGATACATTAATGAAACCTACCCGTGACCCTCGTGATGCTTTCCCTCAACCATTATTGAAAACAGATGTACTTCAAATGGATGACTTACAAGTGGGGATGGAACTACAGGGCACAGTTCGGAATGTTGTTGATTTTGGTGCGTTTGTCGATATCGGGGTTAAGCAGGATGGACTTGTCCATATTTCAAAATTGCAAAAGGGACGTGTTAAGCATCCGTTAGATGTTGTCTCGCTGGGAGATATTGTGACAGTTTGGGTAGAAAAAGTAGAAGCAAACAAAGGCAGAATCTCTTTAACAATGTTAACTCCTGAAAATCAACATAGCGTGTAA
- the tsaE gene encoding tRNA (adenosine(37)-N6)-threonylcarbamoyltransferase complex ATPase subunit type 1 TsaE: MRFEKDINTLEETQTLAMRLAELVEPQYTITLEGDLGAGKTTFTQSFAKGLGVKRTVNSPTFTIMKQYVGRIPFNHLDVYRLEDSDEDLGWEEIFYGDAVTVVEWAHLIQEDLPEERLAIEITRIDETKRKFVLKPIGEKYIRLCEELLK, encoded by the coding sequence ATGAGATTTGAAAAGGATATAAATACGCTGGAAGAAACGCAAACGCTAGCGATGAGACTGGCAGAATTAGTCGAGCCGCAATATACAATTACACTTGAAGGTGATTTAGGTGCCGGGAAAACGACATTTACACAGAGCTTTGCCAAAGGGTTAGGCGTAAAGCGAACGGTCAATAGCCCGACATTTACGATTATGAAGCAATATGTAGGACGTATACCGTTTAATCATCTGGATGTGTATCGTCTGGAAGATAGCGACGAGGATTTAGGTTGGGAAGAAATTTTTTATGGGGATGCTGTGACAGTTGTGGAATGGGCACATCTTATTCAGGAAGATTTGCCTGAGGAACGTTTAGCAATTGAAATTACACGCATCGACGAAACGAAGCGCAAATTTGTATTGAAACCAATAGGCGAAAAATATATTCGTCTTTGTGAGGAGTTATTAAAATGA
- a CDS encoding NADH-dependent flavin oxidoreductase → MKALFEKFKLNEQVELRNRLVMAPMTTYSANDDDTVSDEEITYYKERSEGAGMIITACAYVAANGKAFPGQIAAHEDRYIPSLRRIAQAIQQGGAKAVLQIHHGGRQALQDLVPNGDLVSASTAVTIEKKKARELTLEETKDMVKAYAEATRRAIEAGFDGVEIHGANTYLIQQYFSAFTNKRTDEYGGSFDNRLRFPLEVVEEVIKVKNTYADEKFIVGYRFSPEEPEEDGITMDDTVKLVDELAKTALTYLHISLGDFKSETHRYKNGQQNRIAVIHSLLNGRKPLIGVGSIYTREEAEQALQLGADLVALGRALLIEPHWVEKVQNEENVVTAYDEKIDTVIPGPLMEKILSRPGWIPGI, encoded by the coding sequence ATGAAAGCACTTTTTGAAAAGTTTAAATTGAATGAACAGGTTGAACTACGAAATCGTTTAGTTATGGCACCTATGACAACCTACTCTGCAAATGATGATGATACTGTTTCCGATGAGGAAATCACATATTATAAAGAACGTTCTGAAGGAGCTGGAATGATCATTACAGCGTGTGCATATGTTGCAGCAAACGGTAAAGCATTCCCAGGACAAATTGCCGCTCATGAAGATCGCTATATTCCAAGCTTGCGAAGAATTGCACAGGCTATACAACAAGGCGGTGCTAAAGCCGTGTTACAAATTCATCATGGAGGTCGACAAGCACTTCAGGACTTAGTACCAAACGGAGATCTTGTAAGTGCGAGTACCGCTGTTACAATTGAAAAAAAGAAAGCACGAGAATTAACTCTTGAAGAAACTAAGGATATGGTTAAAGCATATGCTGAAGCGACAAGAAGAGCAATTGAAGCGGGTTTTGACGGCGTTGAAATCCATGGTGCCAATACGTATTTGATTCAACAGTACTTCTCTGCATTTACGAATAAAAGAACAGATGAATACGGTGGGTCATTTGATAATAGATTACGTTTCCCATTGGAAGTTGTGGAAGAAGTAATCAAAGTCAAAAATACGTATGCGGATGAAAAATTTATCGTCGGTTACCGGTTCAGCCCGGAAGAGCCTGAAGAAGATGGTATAACAATGGATGATACTGTGAAATTAGTAGATGAATTAGCAAAAACAGCGCTAACATATTTGCATATTTCACTTGGAGATTTCAAGTCTGAAACACATCGTTATAAAAATGGCCAACAAAACCGTATTGCTGTAATTCATAGCTTGTTAAATGGACGTAAACCATTAATTGGTGTCGGTTCAATTTATACTCGTGAAGAAGCAGAACAAGCTTTACAGTTGGGTGCAGATTTAGTAGCACTTGGTCGTGCCCTATTGATTGAGCCTCATTGGGTGGAAAAGGTACAGAATGAGGAAAACGTTGTAACAGCTTACGATGAAAAAATTGATACTGTAATTCCTGGTCCTTTAATGGAGAAAATTCTGTCAAGACCAGGTTGGATACCAGGTATATAA